Proteins from one Oryza sativa Japonica Group chromosome 12, ASM3414082v1 genomic window:
- the LOC4351409 gene encoding putative receptor protein kinase ZmPK1 produces MTHGLCGPYGICHYSPTPRCSCPPGYKMRNPGNWTQGCKPIVEIACDGKQNVTFLQLRNTDFWGSDQQHIEKVPWEVCWNTCISDCTCKEFQYQEGNGTCYPKSFLFNGRTFPTPFVRTMYIKLPSSLDVSKKPIPQSSIHDYTPSRLDCDRVNTITTEAVRNMNKIGGEEPKWFYFYGFIGVFFIVEVFFFAFAWFLVLRKEMWSSEVWAAEEGYRVMTSHFRMYSYRELVKATERFKHELGWGGSGVVYKGILDDDRAVVIKKLENVTRNREEFQDELHVISRINHMNLVRIYCFCSERFHRLLVLEYVENGSLANVLFNSKILLDWKQRFNIALGVAKGLAYLHHECLEWVIHCNLKPENILLDENLEPKIADFGLAKLLSRSGSKQNVSRARGTIGYIAPEWISGLPITAKVDVYSYGVVLLELVSGKRVFDLIIGEDKTKVHEMLKKFIKMICYRLDNEKSLWLAEFVDFRVGDEFNYLQAKTLVKLAVSCLEEDRKKRPTMESIVESLLSVDLARS; encoded by the coding sequence ATGACTCATGGTTTGTGTGGTCCATATGGAATCTGCCACTATTCACCTACACCAAGATGTTCATGCCCACCTGGTTATAAGATGAGGAATCCGGGTAACTGGACACAAGGTTGCAAGCCTATTGTCGAAATTGCATGCGATGGTAAACAGAATGTAACATTTTTGCAACTTCGAAACACTGATTTTTGGGGTTCTGATCAACAACATATTGAAAAGGTACCCTGGGAGGTGTGTTGGAACACTTGCATAAGTGATTGCACATGTAAGGAATTTCAGTACCAAGAAGGAAATGGTACATGCTATCCAAAATCTTTTCTCTTTAATGGAAGGACTTTCCCGACACCTTTTGTGCGAACGATGTATATCAAACTTCCTTCAAGTTTGGATGTTTCTAAAAAACCCATTCCACAGTCTAGTATACATGATTATACACCAAGTAGACTTGACTGTGATCGTGTAAACACAATAACCACAGAGGCAGTTCGTAACATGAATAAGATTGGTGGGGAGGAACCAAAATGGTTCTACTTCTATGGGTTTATCGGTGTGTTTTTCATTGTTGAGGTTTTCTTCTTCGCATTTGCATGGTTCCTTGTCTTGAGGAAGGAGATGTGGTCATCTGAAGTATGGGCAGCTGAGGAAGGCTACAGGGTGATGACTAGTCATTTTCGAATGTATAGTTATAGAGAGCTGGTTAAGGCAACTGAAAGGTTTAAACATGAGCTTGGATGGGGAGGTTCAGGAGTCGTCTATAAGGGAATATTGGATGACGATCGAGCAGTGGTCATAAAAAAGTTGGAAAATGTCACGCGAAATAGGGAGGAGTTTCAGGATGAGTTGCATGTTATTTCAAGAATCAACCATATGAACCTAGTAAGAATTTATTGTTTTTGCTCAGAAAGATTCCATAGGTTGCTGGTCTTAGAGTATGTTGAGAATGGATCATTGGCTAATGTACTGTTCAACAGTAAAATCTTGTTAGATTGGAAGCAAAGGTTTAATATTGCTTTAGGCGTTGCAAAGGGACTGGCTTATCTTCACCATGAGTGCCTAGAGTGGGTCATTCACTGCAACCTAAAGCCAGAGAACATTTTGCTGGATGAGAACTTAGAACCTAAGATCGCTGACTTTGGGTTGGCAAAGCTGCTTAGTAGATCTGGCTCTAAGCAGAATGTTTCACGAGCACGAGGGACCATAGGTTACATTGCTCCAGAATGGATATCTGGTTTACCAATAACAGCAAAGGTTGATGTATATAGTTATGGAGTCGTTCTTCTTGAGCTAGTGTCAGGAAAACGAGTCTTTGATCTGATCATAGGAGAGGATAAGACGAAGGTGCATGAGATGCTCAAGAAGTTTATTAAGATGATTTGTTATAGATTGGACAATGAGAAATCATTGTGGTTAGCAGAGTTCGTAGATTTCAGAGTGGGTGATGAATTCAACTacttgcaagcaaaaactttgGTAAAGTTGGCTGTGTCCTGCTTGGAAGAAGATAGGAAGAAAAGGCCAACAATGGAATCAATAGTCGAGAGCCTCCTTTCAGTTGATTTAGCTAGAagttaa
- the LOC107279617 gene encoding protein FAR1-RELATED SEQUENCE 5-like gives MTFNSYEEAWDFWVKYGGRIGFDVRNNYTNKSDLDQLVTSSRFVCSNQGSRAEEKKYVVAKRNRAHTRTGCQVRMGITLLRETMTYKVHDLAVEHNHLLQTPQTSHLMPSQRNISKHQAVEIEVAYDSGITPKAAHEFLGRHVGGSANLGYTQRDHKNYLRSRRQRDLLYGEAGSLLKYFQDKIVENPSFHYAVQLDCEEQIANIFWADARMIADYAHFGDVITFDTTFGTNKESRPFGMFVGFNHFRETVVFGAALMYDETFESFKWLFNTFLSAHNQKQPQTIFTDQDIAMGKAVSEVFTGAWHGLCTWHISQNEVKHLSPQQTEGSSILADFSACMYEYEEKEEFEDVFDAMRQKVRKVTWLDSIYNLKEKWAECYMSDVFTIGMRSPQLSESLNSNLKGHLKSDLDIGRFLNRVERVVEEKREKELQSEYESRKKLPRIMMMTPMLVQASKLYTPALFEVFQAEYEKSMATYTKGSNGSNDFIIAIGSLDDQFILEDEHKVTANPFDQTVSCSCRMFERIGLLCRHALKALDLVNIKLLPEKYVLKRWTREAKCGAIQDMHGRQIVEDPKLSTTLRYRYLYQQFLPLASRAVDFEECYLLVEEALHAVSKKVEDKIKQTYSDGIAKSNDQSTSQLAQNLAHVSGLKKKESRKRVTKRKTNWIDKLQKTKKRKPEEKAEEENLQTDVEEHQECEAISSYAQLLLMSSYLKSSFEEVSIELRRHRADLGSR, from the exons ATGACATTTAATTCCTATGAAGAAGCTTGGGATTTTTGGGTCAAATATGGTGGTCGTATTGGCTTTGATGTTCGAAATAATTACACTAACAAAAGTGATCTTGATCAGTTAGTAACATCCAGTAGGTTTGTTTGTTCAAATCAGGGTTCTAGAGCAGAAGAAAAGAAATATGTTGTAGCAAAACGTAATCGAGCTCATACTCGAACTGGTTGCCAAGTTCGCATGGGCATCACTTTACTCAGGGAAACAATGACATACAAGGTTCATGACTTAGCTGTAGAACACAACCATCTTCTTCAAACTCCACAAACAAGCCATTTGATGCCATCACAAAGGAACATTTCTAAACACCAAGCAGTCGAAATTGAGGTGGCGTATGATTCTGGTATTACACCTAAAGCAGCACATGAGTTTCTTGGTCGGCATGTTGGTGGGTCAGCTAATCTTGGTTACACACAGCGTGATCATAAGAATTATCTGCGTTCTAGGCGCCAAAGGGACTTACTTTATGGTGAGGCAGGAAGTTTACTAAAGTACTTCCAAGATAAAATTGTGGAAAATCCCTCATTTCACTATGCAGTGCAATTGGATTGCGAAGAACAAATAGCTAATATATTTTGGGCAGATGCTAGGATGATTGCTGATTATGCTCACTTTGGTGATGTCATCACCTTCGACACTACATTCGGGACAAACAAAGAAAGTAGACCTTTTGGTATGTTTGTTGGCTTCAACCATTTTAGAGAGACAGTGGTTTTTGGTGCAGCTTTGATGTATGATGAGACATTTGAATCATTCAAGTGGTtgttcaatacatttttatcaGCCCATAATCAAAAGCAACCTCAAACCATTTTTACAGACCAAGACATTGCAATGGGAAAGGCTGTGTCTGAAGTATTCACTGGTGCATGGCATGGTTTATGTACTTGGCACATATCACAAAATGAAGTAAAGCATTTGAGTCCTCAACAAACAGAAGGTTCAAGTATCCTAGCAGATTTCAGTGCATGTATGTATGAGTATGAGGAaaaagaagaatttgaagatgTATTTGATGCCATGAGACAAAAGGTGCGTAAAGTGACTTGGTTGGATAGCATATACAATTTAAAAGAAAAGTGGGCTGAGTGCTACATGTCAGATGTTTTCACAATAGGGATGCGAAGCCCACAATTAAGTGAAAGTTTGAATAGTAACTTGAAAGGTCATTTGAAATCAGATCTTGACATCGGCAGGTTCCTTAATCGTGTAGAGCGTGTTGttgaagaaaagagagagaaggaattgCAATCTGAATATGAGTCAAGAAAAAAGTTGCCAAGAATTATGATGATGACACCTATGTTGGTACAGGCAAGTAAGCTTTACACACCTGCTTTATTTGAAGTCTTCCAAGCTGAATATGAGAAATCCATGGCTACCTATACGAAAGGATCAAATGGAAGTAATGATTTCATAATTGCAATTGGCTCACTTGATGATCAGTTCATACTTGAAGATGAGCACAAGGTGACTGCCAACCCTTTTGATCAGACCGTGTCGTGTAGTTGTCGAATGTTTGAGAGAATAGGTCTACTGTGTAGACATGCCTTGAAAGCTCTTGATTTAGTGAACATTAAATTGTTGCCTGAAAAATATGTATTGAAGCGTTGGACTCGAGAAGCAAAATGTGGAGCTATTCAAGATATGCATGGCAGACAAATAGTGGAAGACCCCAAGCTGAGTACTACTCTTAGGTACAGATATCTGTACCAACAATTTCTTCCTTTGGCTTCCAGAGCTGTAGACTTTGAAGAATGTTACTTGCTTGTGGAAGAAGCACTTCATGCCGTTAGTAAAAAAGTTGAggacaaaataaaacaaacttACAGTGATGGCATTGCAAAGTCGAATGATCAGTCAACATCCCAGTTAGCTCAGAACTTGGCACATGTCTCTGGTCTGAAGAAAAAGGAGAGCCGGAAACGTGTAACAAAACGGAAAACAAATTGGATTGATAAACTgcagaaaacaaaaaagagaaaG CCTGAAGAAAAGGCAGAGGAGGAAAACTTGCAAACTGATGTGGAAGAACATCAAGAATGTGAAGCAATTAGCAGCTATGCCCAACTTCTACTG ATGTCATCTTATCTCAAAAGTTCATTTGAAGAGGTGTCAATAGAACTTAGAAGGCATCGTGCTGATTTGGGAAGCAGATGA
- the LOC107278461 gene encoding putative receptor protein kinase ZmPK1, giving the protein MSTSCSSSGALRAAATKALLLVVFVSLSRPFPCTARDSLLRGASIAVEDHATDVLLSPDGTFACGFYGVSPTVFTFSVWFARAADRAVVWSANRARPVHSKRSRLKLSGRRGALVLTDYDGEVVWNSTVSASATAARARLHDSGNLAIEDGSGNVLWQSFDHPTDTLLPTQRIAAGEAMVSADKILAAGFYSFRFSDYAMLSLVYDNHEMSSIYWPNPYYSYWQNSRKIYNFTREAFFDASGHFSSSDNATFGAADLGKNVAVRRRLTLDTDGNLRLYSLDEVAGTWLVSWMAFSNPCIIHGVCGANAVCLYSPAPVCVCAPGYARADPSDWSRGCRPTFNSGDGGGRPRAMKLVALPHTDFWGFDINSSENLSLDECSTRCMSEPSCVVFQYKQGKGECYPKSLMFNGRTFPGLPGTAYLKVPADLDMPEIHIHQWQKDGDRHAIAIQEDIVGCGGMSSPEFLLNVSNASSSKSNQGKSIWFYFYGFLTAFFVIEVFVIAFGCWLFSNKGVFRRCQVSALDEGYRMVTNHFRAYSYVELRNGTRNFQSEIGRGGSGVVYKGILDDERTVAVKVLQDVKQGEDVFQAELSVIGRIYHMNLVRMWGFCSEGIHRILVYEYIENGSLAKVLFQGRDSGMFLGWKQRFNIALGVAKGLAYLHNECLEWIIHCDMKPENILLDEDMEPKITDFGLSKLLNRDGSGSDMSWIRGTRGYMAPEWVSSLPITEKVDVYSYGVVLLELVKGVRISDWVLDGKEELEAELRSVVKMVVSKLESNIESLVADLMDDRLHGEFNHLQARLLMQLAVSCLEEDKNKRPTMKYIVQMLISAEDDAHAFT; this is encoded by the coding sequence ATGAGCACTAGTTGTAGCAGTAGCGGTgcccttcgcgccgccgccaccaaagCGCTGCTACTCGTCGTCTTCGTCTCGCTGTCGCGTCCATTTCCGTGCACGGCGCGCGACAGTCTCCTCCGGGgcgcctccatcgccgtcgaGGACCACGCCACCGACGTCCTGCTCTCCCCGGACGGCACCTTCGCCTGCGGCTTCTACGGCGTCTCGCCCACCGTCTTCACCTTCTCCGTCTGgttcgcgcgcgccgccgaccgcgccgtcgTCTGGTCCGCCAACCGCGCCCGCCCCGTCCACAGCAAGCGCTCCCGTCTCAAACtcagcggccgccgcggcgcgctcgTCCTCACCGACTACGACGGCGAGGTGGTCTGGAACTCCACCGTCAGCGCCAGCGCCACcgctgcgcgcgcgcggctgcacgATTCCGGCAACCTCGCCATCGAGGACGGGAGCGGGAACGTCCTATGGCAGAGCTTCGACCACCCCACCGACACACTACTGCCCACGCAGcgcatcgccgccggcgaggcgatgGTCTCGGCAGACAagatcctcgccgccggcttctACAGCTTCCGCTTCAGCGACTACGCCATGCTGTCGCTGGTGTACGACAACCATGAGATGTCCAGCATCTACTGGCCCAACCCCTACTACAGCTACTGGCAGAACAGTCGCAAGATCTACAACTTCACCCGGGAAGCTTTCTTCGACGCCTCCGGCCATTTCTCGTCCAGCGACAACGCCACCTTCGGCGCCGCCGATCTGGGCAAGAATGTCGCCGTTAGGAGGAGGCTGACGCTGGACACGGACGGCAACCTCAGGCTGTACAGCCTTGACGAGGTCGCCGGGACATGGTTGGTGTCGTGGATGGCGTTCAGCAACCCGTGCATCATCCACGGCGTGTGCGGCGCCAACGCCGTCTGCCTCtactcgccggcgccggtgtgCGTCTGCGCGCCGGGGTACGCGCGCGCCGACCCGAGCGACTGGAGCAGAGGCTGCCGGCCAACGTTCAActccggtgacggcggcggccggccgcgggcgATGAAGCTGGTGGCGCTGCCGCACACCGACTTCTGGGGCTTCGACATCAACAGCAGCGAGAACCTGTCGCTGGACGAGTGCTCGACACGGTGCATGAGCGAGCCGTCGTGCGTGGTTTTCCAGTACAAGCAGGGCAAAGGTGAGTGCTACCCAAAAAGCCTCATGTTCAATGGCAGAACGTTCCCCGGCCTGCCTGGGACGGCCTATCTCAAGGTCCCGGCTGATCTCGACATGCCAGAAATTCACATCCACCAATGGCAAAAGGACGGCGATCGCCACGCCATTGCCATTCAGGAAGACATTGTCGGATGCGGTGGCATGAGCTCACCGGAGTTCTTGCTCAATGTCTCGAATGCGTCATCGAGCAAAAGTAATCAGGGCAAGTCGATATGGTTCTACTTCTACGGATTTCTGACTGCATTTTTTGTCATTGAGGTGTTTGTGATAGCATTCGGTTGCTGGCTCTTTTCCAACAAGGGAGTTTTTAGGCGATGTCAGGTTTCAGCACTAGATGAAGGGTACAGGATGGTTACCAACCATTTTCGCGCATATAGTTACGTAGAGCTACGGAATGGAACTAGAAATTTTCAGAGTGAGATCGGCCGTGGTGGGTCAGGTGTTGTGTACAAAGGAATTCTAGATGATGAGAGGACGGTGGCCGTCAAGGTGCTACAAGATGTGAAGCAGGGTGAGGATGTGTTCCAGGCTGAGTTGAGTGTTATTGGTAGAATTTATCATATGAATCTTGTTAGAATGTGGGGTTTTTGCTCAGAAGGAATACATAGGATTTTAGTCTATGAGTACATTGAGAATGGATCATTGGCCAAAGTACTATTTCAAGGGAGGGATTCTGGTATGTTTCTTGGATGGAAGCAAAGGTTCAACATTGCTCTAGGTGTTGCCAAGGGGCTGGCATATCTTCACAATGAGTGCCTTGAGTGGATCATCCATTGCGACATGAAGCCAGAGAACATACTATTGGATGAAGATATGGAGCCTAAGATCACTGACTTTGGCTTGTCCAAGTTGTTGAATAGAGACGGGTCTGGTTCTGACATGTCATGGATTCGGGGGACAAGAGGATATATGGCTcctgagtgggtttctagccTTCCAATCACAGAGAAAGTTGATGTGTACAGTTATGGAGTGGTGCTTCTTGAACTGGTGAAAGGGGTGAGGATTTCAGATTGGGTGTTGGATGGGAAAGAGGAACTAGAAGCCGAATTGAGAAGTGTGGTTAAGATGGTTGTCAGCAAACTTGAGAGCAACATAGAATCCTTGGTTGCGGATTTGATGGATGATCGGTTGCATGGTGAATTTAATCATTTGCAGGCTAGGCTACTAATGCAATTGGCCGTTTCATGCTTGGAAGAAGATAAAAACAAAAGGCCAACCATGAAGTACATAGTACAAATGCTTATTTCTGCTGAAGATGATGCTCATGCCTTCACCTAA
- the LOC4351410 gene encoding putative receptor protein kinase ZmPK1, with the protein MGKSCSRATATVLLLLVVVVFLSSSRPFPCEARRDSLPRGASIAVEDHATDVLLSPDGTFAAGLYGVSPTVFTFSVWFARAAGRTVVWSANRGRAPVHGARSRVALDGRRGALVLTDYDGEVVWNSTVANATAARARLHDSGNLAIEDASGNILWQSFDHPTDTLLPTQRIVAAGEAMVSAGKLLAAGFYSLRFSDYAMLSLVYDNHKMPSSIYWPNPYYSYWQNNRNIYYNFTREAFFDASGHFLSSDNATFDAADLGEGAGVRRRLTLDTDGNLRLYSLDEMAGTWSVSWMAFVNPCVIHGVCGANAVCLYSPAPVCVCVPGYARADASDWTRGCQPTFNHTDGGGGRPRAMKLVALPHTDFWGFDINSSAHLSLHECTARCMSEPSCVVFEYKQGTGECYTKGLMFNGRTHPAHLGTAYLKVPADLDMPELHVHQWQTNGLAIEEDIAGCSGSSSSEFLLDVSDMSSSSSNNQGKSIWFYFYGFLSAIFVIEVFLIAMGCWIFSNKGVFRPSQVSVLEEGYRIVTSHFRAYRYSELERGTKKFNNKIGHGGSGIVYKGSLDDERVVAVKVLQDVSQSEDVFQAELSVIGRIYHMNLVRMWGFCSEGTHRILVYEYIENGSLAKVLFDRRDSSKFLGWKQRFNIALGVAKGLAYLHNECLEWIIHCDMKPENILLDEDMEPKITDFGLSKLLNRDGSGSEMSRIRGTRGYMAPEWVSSLPITEKVDVYSYGVVLLELVKGRRITEWVVDGKDGVETDVRSVVKMVVDKLDSKNESWIMDLIDDQFGGEFNHLQAQLVIKLAISCLEEDRNRRPSMKYIVQMLISAEDEAHAFT; encoded by the coding sequence ATGGGCAAAAGTTgtagccgcgccaccgccaccgtgctgctgcttctcgtcgtcgtcgtcttcctctcgTCGTCGCGTCCATTCCCGTGCGAGGCGCGCCGCGACAGCCTCCCCCGGGgcgcctccatcgccgtcgaGGACCACGCCACCGACGTCCTGCTCTCCCCGGACGGCaccttcgccgccggcctctaCGGCGTCTCGCCCACCGTCTTCACCTTCTCCGTCTGGTTCGCGCGCGCCGCGGGCCGCACCGTCGTCTGGTCAGCCAACCGCGGCCGCGCCCCCGTCCACGGCGCGCGCTCCCGCGTTGCGCtcgacggccgccgcggcgcgctcgTCCTCACCGACTACGACGGCGAGGTGGTATGGAACTCAACCGTcgccaacgccaccgccgctcgcgcgCGGCTGCACGACTCCGGCAACCTCGCCATCGAGGACGCGAGCGGGAACATCCTATGGCAGAGCTTCGATCACCCCACCGACACCCTGCTTCCCACCCAGcgcatcgtcgccgccggcgaggcgatgGTCTCGGCAGGcaagctcctcgccgccggcttctACAGCCTCCGCTTCAGCGACTACGCCATGCTCTCGCTGGTGTACGACAACCACAAGATGCCCAGCAGCATCTACTGGCCTAACCCCTACTACAGCTACTGGCAGAACAACCGCAACATCTACTACAACTTCACCCGGGAAGCTTTCTTCGACGCCTCCGGCCATTTCTTGTCCAGCGACAATGCGAccttcgacgccgccgacctcggcgagggcgccggcgtCAGGAGGAGGCTGACGCTGGACACGGACGGCAACCTCAGGCTGTACAGCCTGGATGAGATGGCCGGGACATGGTCGGTGTCGTGGATGGCGTTCGTCAACCCGTGCGTCATCCACGGCGTGTGCGGCGCCAACGCCGTGTGCCTCTACTCGCCGGCGCCAGTGTGCGTCTGCGTGCCGGGGTACGCGCGCGCCGACGCGAGCGACTGGACAAGAGGCTGCCAGCCGACGTTCAACcacaccgacggcggcggcggccggccgcgggcgATGAAGCTGGTGGCGCTGCCGCACACCGACTTCTGGGGCTTCGACATCAACAGCAGCGCGCACCTGTCGCTGCACGAGTGCACGGCGCGGTGCATGAGCGAGCCGTCGTGCGTGGTGTTCGAGTACAAGCAGGGCACAGGAGAGTGCTACACCAAGGGCCTCATGTTCAATGGCAGAACACACCCTGCCCATCTTGGGACGGCCTATCTCAAGGTCCCAGCTGATCTCGACATGCCAGAGTTGCACGTCCACCAATGGCAGACGAATGGCCTTGCCATTGAGGAAGACATTGCTGGATGTAGTGGCTCAAGCTCATCAGAGTTCTTGCTCGATGTTTCCGATATGTCGTCGAGCTCGAGCAATAATCAGGGCAAGTCAATATGGTTCTACTTCTATGGATTCCTGTCTGCAATTTTTGTCATTGAGGTGTTTCTGATCGCGATGGGTTGCTGGATCTTTTCCAACAAGGGAGTTTTCAGGCCAAGCCAGGTTTCGGTACTAGAAGAAGGGTACAGGATTGTTACTAGCCATTTTCGCGCATATAGGTACTCGGAGTTGGAGAGGGGAACTAAAAAGTTCAACAACAAGATCGGTCATGGTGGATCAGGTATAGTATACAAGGGGAGTTTAGACGATGAGAGGGTAGTGGCCGTCAAGGTGCTACAAGATGTGAGCCAGAGTGAGGATGTTTTCCAAGCCGAGTTGAGTGTGATTGGTAGGATTTATCATATGAATCTTGTGAGAATGTGGGGATTTTGCTCGGAAGGAACACATAGGATTTTAGTCTATGAGTACATTGAGAATGGATCATTGGCCAAAGTACTATTTGATAGGAGAGATTCCAGCAAGTTTCTTGGATGGAAGCAAAGGTTCAACATTGCTCTAGGTGTGGCCAAGGGGTTGGCATATCTTCACAATGAATGCCTAGAGTGGATCATCCATTGTGACATGAAGCCCGAGAACATATTGTTGGATGAAGATATGGAGCCTAAAATCACTGACTTTGGCTTGTCCAAGTTGTTGAACAGAGATGGGTCTGGTTCTGAAATGTCACGGATTCGGGGGACGAGAGGATATATGGCTCCCGAGTGGGTTTCTAGCCTTCCCATCACCGAGAAGGTTGATGTGTATAGTTATGGAGTTGTTCTTCTTGAGCTGGTGAAAGGGAGGAGGATTACAGAATGGGTAGTGGATGGGAAAGATGGAGTAGAAACTGATGTGAGAAGCGTGGTTAAGATGGTTGTTGACAAACTGGACAGCAAGAATGAATCATGGATTATGGACTTaattgatgatcaatttggtGGTGAATTTAATCATTTGCAGGCTCAGCTAGTTATAAAATTGGCCATTTCATGCCTGGAAGAAGATAGAAACAGGAGGCCAAGCATGAAGTACATAGTGCAAATGCTCATTTCTGCTGAAGATGAAGCTCATGCCTTTACCTAA